The Tenebrio molitor chromosome 5, icTenMoli1.1, whole genome shotgun sequence genome has a segment encoding these proteins:
- the LOC138130743 gene encoding glutamate receptor ionotropic, kainate 2-like, translating to MKIVYQNVIWLVLFAAYNYISLAQDPPIEFDIAAFFHEENSQAKVAFETAISKMSIMQKTFSFNARSHVIPEGDTFASNNLLCNLMASGDGLGGVICPGGPKVAAIMESTCRNLEIPAVNINWRPSASFMNESVAINFYPYPKLLFQGLGVIVKNLQWRSIVIFYENTENLIALQGVLKIQDYDGAKYNSIILKELGPGPDYRSALKQIQNKTEYRIIVDCKTEHIIDILSQAKELKLLEPHFSYFLTSLDAHTVDLSVLDTTANITTVRIINPESEHFQYVLSRWKQYADGHGITDVDLDQYSIKTETALMHDAIDMFLRAVRDLNVRKKIEPATLDCQNSIFKWERGFDIVAFMMERGYESETSSSITGPIRFDSMGRRRNFTIYVVEGNRDDLIAKWNPDDPKVVQFLKSEQDRNKALEKKWKEGTVIVASILGPPYLRKRKPAEDGQVLEGDDRYEGFSMDLIRALAHELGIKFRFEVLESGARGVYDKKTKSWNGLVREILDRRADLAICDLTITPERRDVVDFSTPFMRLGISILYKKTEAKDADMYAFLNPFSLDLWVYSATLVLGITVAFYFVTRLSPDDWENPHPCDEEPEELENIWDLKNCLWLTLGSIMNQGCDLIPKGISSRMAAAMWWFFAIIVTNSYTANLAAFLTNERSQGSINSAEDLAKQTKIKYGTMDGGSTQIFFRDSNYSLYQRMWTSMEQSKPSVFEKTNDDGVARVQNTKNRLFAFLMESATLEYQIQTKCDLKQVGNWLDSKSYGIAMPLDFPHRSRINEALLKLQENGKINELKDIWWKQKRDSPLCPKVSDEGPSNKLALQNVGGVFLVLGVGIALAYVVAIFEFLWNVRNVSVEEHISFKEALKVELSFALNIWVTKKRVKPKISESSSSSQSSGGESRGLAHSILHGAGSFLRLDVLSRAGTPGSRHTSRPVD from the exons ATGAAGATCGTCTACCAAAATGTGATCTGGCTTGTTCTCTTCGCTGCCTACAATTACATATCCCTGGCCCAAGACCCACCCATCGAGTTTGACATAG CCGCCTTCTTCCATGAAGAAAACAGCCAGGCGAAAGTGGCCTTCGAGACGGCCATCTCGAAGATGAGCATCATGCAGAAGACCTTCAGCTTCAACGCCAGGAGCCACGTGATTCCTGAAGGCGACACCTTCGCCAGCAACAACTTGC TGTGCAACTTGATGGCGAGCGGGGACGGACTCGGTGGGGTGATATGTCCCGGCGGGCCCAAAGTGGCGGCGATCATGGAGTCCACCTGCAGGAACCTCGAGATCCCTGCTGTCAACATCAACTGGCGACCTTCGGCGTCGTTCATGAACGAGAGCGTCGCCATCAACTTTTACCCCTACCCGAAACTCCTCTTCCAGGGACTCGGAGTGATCGTCAAGAACCTGCAGTGGAGGAGCATCGTGATCTTCTACGAGAACACCGAGAATCTTATTGCGCTGCAGGGCGTATTAAAAATACAGGACTACGATGGGGCCAAGTACAATTCTATAATATTAAAAGAACTTGGCCCGGGGCCAGACTACAG GTCGGCGCTAAAGCAGATCCAGAACAAAACCGAGTACCGCATCATCGTCGACTGCAAAACAGAGCACATCATTGACATTTTGTCGCAGGCCAAAGAGCTGAAACTGCTGGAGCCGCACTTCAGCTACTTCTTGACCTCACTG GACGCCCACACCGTCGACCTCAGCGTTCTGGACACGACCGCGAACATCACCACGGTGAGGATCATAAATCCAGAGAGCGAGCACTTCCAGTACGTGTTGAGCAGATGGAAGCAGTACGCGGACGGTCACGGAATCACCGACGTCGATTTGGACCAATATTCGATCAAG ACGGAAACCGCTTTGATGCACGACGCTATAGACATGTTCCTGCGGGCTGTCCGAGACCTGAACGTCAGAAAAAAGATAGAACCGGCGACGCTGGACTGCCAAAACAGCATCTTCAAGTGGGAGCGAGGCTTCGACATCGTCGCGTTCATGATGGAG CGTGGCTACGAGAGCGAGACTTCATCGAGCATCACGGGTCCCATCCGTTTCGACAGTATGGGGCGAAGACGCAACTTCACGATCTACGTGGTCGAGGGAAATCGAGACGATCTTATAGCCAAATGGAATCCAGACGATCCCAAAGTCGTCCAGTTCCTCAAAAGTGAACAAGACAGGAACAAAGCGTTGGAGAAGAAATGGAAAGAAGGAACTGTGATAGTTGCTTCGAT ACTTGGCCCTCCGTATCTGAGGAAGAGGAAACCAGCGGAAGACGGACAAGTGTTGGAGGGGGACGATAGATACGAAGGCTTCTCTATGGATTTGATAAGGGCTCTTGCCCACGAGTTGGGTATCAAATTCAGGTTCGAAGTGTTGGAGAGTGGGGCGCGTGGAGTCTACGACAAAAAGACTAAATCTTGGAACGGCCTGGTTCGAGAGATCTTAGATCGG CGAGCCGACTTGGCTATCTGCGACTTGACCATCACCCCAGAACGAAGAGACGTGGTGGATTTCAGCACCCCTTTCATGCGCTTGGGGATTAGCATCTTGTACAAGAAGACCGAAGCGAAGGATGCTGACATGTACGCCTTTCTTAACCCATTCTCGTTGGATTTGTGGGTGTACTCGGCCACCCTCGTATTGGGCATCACGGTAGCATTTTATTTCGTCACGAG GTTGTCACCAGACGACTGGGAAAATCCGCACCCTTGCGATGAAGAACCTGAAGAGCTGGAAAATATTTGGGACCTGAAGAACTGTCTCTGGCTCACTCTTGGTTCCATCATGAACCAAGGTTGTGACCTCATTCCGAA AGGGATCTCGTCGAGGATGGCTGCGGCCATGTGGTGGTTCTTTGCCATAATCGTCACCAACTCGTACACGGCAAATCTGGCCGCGTTCTTGACGAACGAAAGAAGTCAAGGTAGTATTAACAGCGCCGAAGATCTAGCCAAACAGACCAAGATTAAATATGGAACTATGGACGGCGGTTCCACTCAAATCTTCTTCAGAGACTCCAACTACTCCCTCTACCAAAGGATGTGGACCAGCATGGAACAGAGCAAACCCTCAGTTTTCGAGAAGACCAACGACGACGGTGTTGCCAGAGTGCAAAACACGAAGAATCGTCTGTTCGCGTTCCTGATGGAGTCCGCGACTCTCGAGTACCAGATCCAGACAAAATGCGACTTGAAGCAAGTGGGAAACTGGCTGGACAGCAAAAGTTACGGAATAGCGATGCCTTTGG ATTTTCCGCACAGGAGTCGCATCAACGAAGCTCTTCTCAAGTTGCaagaaaacggaaaaatcaacGAGTTGAAAGACATATGGTGGAAACAAAAACGAGACAGTCCGCTGTGTCCG AAAGTTTCAGATGAAGGTCCTTCCAACAAACTGGCGCTGCAAAATGTAGGCGGTGTCTTCTTGGTCTTGGGGGTGGGCATCGCACTGGCTTACGTCGTGGCCATCTTCGAGTTCTTGTGGAACGTCAGAAATGTCTCAGTCGAGGAACAC ATCTCGTTCAAAGAGGCTCTCAAGGTGGAGTTGTCGTTTGCGCTGAACATCTGGGTGACCAAGAAGCGAGTGAAGCCTAAAATTTCGgaatcttcttcttcttcgcaGTCTTCAGGAGGCGAGTCGAGGGGTTTGGCTCATAGCATTCTACACGGAGCTGGGTCGTTTCTTAGGCTTGACGTGTTGAGCAGGGCTGGGACTCCCGGGTCGAGGCATACCTCAAGACCTGTCGATTAG
- the LOC138130882 gene encoding calcitonin gene-related peptide type 1 receptor-like: MDITNGTNCGGKNSTKPGYCPEIFDDELCWPETLGGSTVNQSCPRKMGYDSRRQAYKECLEDGTWFKHPVSGKIWTNYTTCVDHEDLAFRTHINDLFVIGYSISLAALVISLVIFFTFRTLKCTRIRIHIQLFASFALNNLMWIIWYKEVVPNPLVTLHNELWCQALHLVVHYLMLANYMWMFCEGLHLHLALVVVFVRDEVTMKWFFALGWGAPLIIVTIYSIVRICILKDNYMCWMADSYYSSWILTAPVCISLLVSLIFLINVLRVILTIMHPNSANPAPMGIRRAARAALILIPLFGLQHILIPFRPDMYDPYEHLYQYVTVVIVTLQGLCVSCLFCFANQDVHQAIRGFMHRKVYRTTRWSNYHYTGAVDSAGVYVVNGTSHCNNVGLLSLKRKSTTSTTVKL, encoded by the exons ATGGACATAACAAATGGAACTAATTGTGGCGGAAAGAACAGTACGAAACCTG GATATTGCCCGGAAATCTTCGACGACGAGCTTTGCTGGCCCGAGACGCTCGGCGGAAGCACGGTCAATCAATCATGTCCCAGGAAGATGGGTTACGACTCCAGGCGACAAGCCTACAAGGAATGTCTGGAGGACGGCACCTGGTTCAAGCATCCCGTTTCCGGGAAAATCTGGACCAACTACACCACCTGCGTGGATCACGAAGACTTAGCT TTTAGGACTCACATTAATGATCTCTTCGTCATTGGATATTCAATATCGCTAGCTGCTCTAGTTATATCGCTTGTCATCTTCTTCACCTTTCG GACGCTGAAGTGCACCAGGATCAGGATACACATACAGTTGTTCGCATCCTTCGCGCTCAACAATCTCATGTGGATCATCTGGTACAAAGAAGTCGTCCCTAATCCCCTCGTCACTTTACATAATGAG TTATGGTGTCAAGCCCTTCACCTCGTTGTACATTACTTAATGTTAGCAAACTACATGTGGATGTTCTGCGAAGGCTTGCACCTCCATCTCGCCCTAGTCGTCGTCTTTGTGCGCGACGAGGTCACAATGAAGTGGTTCTTCGCACTCGGCTGGGGTGCTCCTTTGATCATCGTCACAATTTATAGCATCGTTAGGATATGTATACTAAAAGACAACTACAT GTGTTGGATGGCCGACAGCTATTACAGTTCGTGGATTTTGACAGCACCTGTCTGCATCTCGCTCCTCGTTTCTCTCA TATTCCTGATCAACGTCCTTCGGGTAATCTTGACCATCATGCATCCGAACTCGGCGAACCCGGCCCCCATGGGAATAAGGAGGGCCGCCCGCGCAGCGCTCATTCTGATTCCGCTTTTCGGACTCCAGCACATCTTGATACCCTTCAGACCGGACATGTACGACCCCTACGAGCACCTCTACCAGTACGTCACAGTGGTCATCGTCACCTTGCAG GGGTTGTGCGTCTCGTGTCTATTCTGCTTCGCCAACCAAGACGTCCATCAGGCAATCCGGGGTTTCATGCACCGTAAGGTGTACCGGACGACTCGCTGGAGCAACTACCATTACACCGGAGCGGTGGACAGCGCGGGTGTTTACGTGGTCAACGGCACCAGCCACTGCAACAACGTCGGCCTGCTGTCGTTAAAGAGGAAATCGACGACATCCACGACAGTGAAGCTGTAA
- the LOC138130885 gene encoding general odorant-binding protein 83a-like, whose product MHRFGTVCVLVVLCASPILGMSDEMQELIDNLHNSCVGETGVSEDMILNARKGDFADDEKFKCYFKCLFDQMGCMTDDGTVDVEAVVALMPPDIAEKAAGTIRKCTEVGANPCETSWLAHKCYQAGNPEHYFLP is encoded by the exons ATGCACAGATTTGGCACAGTTTGCGTTTTGGTGGTCCTGTGCGCCAGCCCAATTCTC GGCATGAGCGACGAGATGCAAGAACTGATCGACAACCTCCACAACTCGTGCGTCGGCGAGACCGGCGTTTCGGAGG ATATGATATTGAACGCGAGAAAGGGTGATTTTGCTGATGACGAAAAGTTCAAATGCTACTTCAAGTGTCTCTTCGACCAAATGGGTTGC atgacagatgATGGGACGGTGGACGTCGAAGCCGTTGTGGCTCTGATGCCTCCAGACATCGCCGAGAAGGCCGCAGGCACCATAAGAAAATGCACCGAAG TTGGAGCCAACCCCTGCGAAACCTCTTGGCTAGCCCACAAATGTTACCAGGCGGGAAATCCTGAA CATTACTTCCTTCCATAA
- the LOC138130883 gene encoding general odorant-binding protein 83a-like produces MLRLIAVLILCALSGVLAGGGIPEEMQELVDTLHNTCVDETGVAEDVIGKAQKGDFVEDDKLKCYMKCIMEQMACIDDGGTVDVEATIAVLPEEYQAKADPIIRKCGTKIGVDACDNAFLTNKCWYEGDPDEYFLV; encoded by the exons ATGTTGCGACTGATCGCGGTGTTAATCCTGTGCGCGCTGTCCGGCGTCCTCGCGGGCGGAGGCATCCCCGAAGAGATGCAAGAGCTCGTCGACACCCTCCACAACACTTGCGTCGACGAAACCGGAGTGGCTGAAG ATGTGATTGGCAAAGCGCAGAAAGGGGACTTCGTCGAAGACGACAAGCTGAAGTGTTACATGAAGTGCATAATGGAGCAGATGGCTTGT ATCGATGATGGTGGTACTGTCGACGTGGAGGCCACGATCGCGGTTTTGCCGGAGGAGTATCAAGCCAAAGCGGATCCCATCATCAGGAAGTGCGGCACCAAAA TTGGGGTCGATGCCTGCGATAACGCCTTTTTGACCAATAAGTGCTGGTACGAGGGGGACCCTGAC GAATATTTTCTGGTCTAG